Part of the Georgenia sp. TF02-10 genome, CAGCAGGCTCCGCCTGGTGCGCCAGAAGCAACACGATCCCCGGCGGGCCCCGCACCACTGTCTGCCGCGGCCCGACCGCCGATCCCGACCCGTGCCGCGCATGTCTGTACTCGTTATGGCCCCTTCAAGCCCGGCTGAAGCCGCCATAACGAGTACAGACATGCGTGGCTCGGCACGTGAGCCCGGTGCATTTTGGGCATCCGCTTGATGGGTGCAACGATGTGGGCTCAAGAGTCGTTCAGACGCCTACATGTTGTGGCTCTTCGACCGTTCAAGAACGATAGAGGGACAGGCTCTGTGGCGCCCGATTTCGGAGAGGTGCCGTCGCGCGCGATCGAGCCCGACGAGGGGTGTTCTACGTGTGACCTCCGCGTCGTTGAAGCGGCCGGCGCTCCACGCGTCAACGGGCTGCAGACGGCGCAGATGAGCGTCGAGCTCCGCCACGTGCCGCGAACCCGCGAACCCGCAGGCCGGCCGCCTCCGTCAACGGTGCCCTATCCCCGCATGAGCGCTGTCAGCTGTACCAGTGGGACAGGTCGGACGAGAGGGTCCGCATGGCGATGCACGAGTTCCCAGCCGGATGCCGTTCGCCGGTAGACCTGGGTGACGCGCACCGACAAGTCCTGGTCGGGCAGGTCAGCGACCCTGCCGTGCTGCCGCTCGATCATGACCAGGACCACCGCGTCGTCGAAGACGTGCGTACCCGTGATCTCCAGCGAGGCCTCGCCGTCGGCGAACGGACTCTGCCAGCCGGCGAACTCCGCACGGCGGTCGGCGTACTGAACCGGAGGACCGCCGTCGGGAGCGATGAGCGTGAATCCCTGAGCGTGGTGGACGAGCTCCAGGTAGCGTTCAATGTCGCCGCGCATCCAAGCGTTCGCGGCCTCGCCGGCCTGCTGGATCAAACCCGCGACCTGAGCGTCGACGTCGGGCGTGCCGTGAGGCGAGGACATTCGGTGCTCCTTCATGCTCGCCGCTCTCGTTCATCCTCCCGTGCGCGGCATGTTACCCGTCTCGCGCCCGGAAAGCAGTGCCCCTCGCAGCTGTTCTCCCAGCACCGCCCGAAGAGGCTCGCGAAGAACCCAACCATTTAGCGGACGAAGGCATAGCGATACTTCTGGCACGCCCAGCACCCTGAGCGGGTGATCGGCAGCCGATCCGACGCGGCCCGCTCCTGCCCGGCGGCCGTCGCTCTACCCGTCGGCGGCCGTCGCTCTACCCCTCGGCGGCACCGCCCGGTAGAGCACGTGCCGGCGCAGCGGGCCCGGGGGCACCGCCGGGTGGTCGAACTCGCCCCAGCGACGCATCCCGAGCCGGCGCATGACTGCCTGCGACGGCGTGTTGGACAGCGCCGTCATGGACCACACCTCGGCCAGCCCGAGCGGTCCCAGCGCCACCGCGAGCGCGGCCCGTCCAGCCTCCGTCGCGTACCCGTGGTGCCAGGCGTCGGCGGCCAGGCGCCAGCCGACCTCGTACCCGTCGGCCGGGACGTCCGCGGGCATCGGGTTAAGCCCGGTGAAGCCGATGAAGCGGCCGGTGGCCCGCACCTCCAACGCCCACAGCCCGAAGCCGTTGGCCTCGAAGTGCTGCTCGATACGGTCCACCATGGCGTCGCTCTTGGCAGCCGTCAGGGTGCCGGGGAAGTAGCTCATGACGGCCGGGTCGGCGTTCATCCCCGCGAAGGGCTCGCGGTCCGCCGCTCGCCAGCGCCGGAGGAGGAGGCGGGGAGTGCTGACCTCGTCGAAGCGTGCGGGCACCCGGCGAGGGTATGCCAGCGCAGGCGAGAATCCGCTCGGTTCAAGCGTGGATCCGCCCGGTGTGGGCAAGGGCCGGGCGCCAGGGGGCGGGATGGACACCTCGGCCAGGACGGTCCAGGATGGGCGGTGCCGTGACCGCGATGCCGGACAGGCGCCGGGACGACGAATCCCCGCCCTGGCCAGGACGGGGATCGGGCAGTACACCGCCTGGGACTCGAACCCAGAACCCACTGGTTCAGGACCTCGCCGGCCGACGAGATGGCCGAGGTCCTCGCCCTCCCCGTAGCGGCATGACCCGGCGGCGCCTGTCCCTGGTTGCGGATACGGACAGGGCCGGTCAGCCTCCCGGAGATGAGAGCACGATGGAGCGTCCCCATCGTCTGGGGGACAGAGATAGACGCCTGGACCAGGACCCTCACGGCGGCCGGGAAGAGCCGCCAGACGGTGGGCCTGCGCCGCTACCACCTGCGCCGGCTCGGCGCCCACGTCGGCCCGCCGCCCTGGGAGGTCACCGAGGACGACCTGGCCGCCTGGGTGGACAGCCAGGACTGGGGCCGCGAGACCCGCCGATCCACCGCCGCGTCCTACCGCGCCTTCTGGGCGTGGGGCATGCGCACCGGGCGGACCACGACCGACCCGACGCTCGTCCTGGGCTCGGTGCGGCCCATGCCGCCGAACCCGCACCCGGCGCCGGACGACGCCTATCTCGACGCCCTCGCCGACGCCGGGCCCCGCGAGGCGCTCATGCTGCGCCTCGCCGCCGAGCTCGGCATGCGCCGCGGCGAGGTCGCCCAGG contains:
- a CDS encoding nuclear transport factor 2 family protein translates to MSSPHGTPDVDAQVAGLIQQAGEAANAWMRGDIERYLELVHHAQGFTLIAPDGGPPVQYADRRAEFAGWQSPFADGEASLEITGTHVFDDAVVLVMIERQHGRVADLPDQDLSVRVTQVYRRTASGWELVHRHADPLVRPVPLVQLTALMRG
- a CDS encoding GNAT family N-acetyltransferase, with product MPARFDEVSTPRLLLRRWRAADREPFAGMNADPAVMSYFPGTLTAAKSDAMVDRIEQHFEANGFGLWALEVRATGRFIGFTGLNPMPADVPADGYEVGWRLAADAWHHGYATEAGRAALAVALGPLGLAEVWSMTALSNTPSQAVMRRLGMRRWGEFDHPAVPPGPLRRHVLYRAVPPRGRATAADG
- a CDS encoding site-specific integrase, producing the protein MRARWSVPIVWGTEIDAWTRTLTAAGKSRQTVGLRRYHLRRLGAHVGPPPWEVTEDDLAAWVDSQDWGRETRRSTAASYRAFWAWGMRTGRTTTDPTLVLGSVRPMPPNPHPAPDDAYLDALADAGPREALMLRLAAELGMRRGEVAQVHARDVIGSWGRYSLVVHGKGGRERTLPMGDGLALAVRDAAAGGWCFPGKVDGHLGAARVGKVVSRLLPPGVSMHSLRHRFASEAYAVDRDIVAVQELLGHASLDTTRRYVLSPDDDRRRLVLAVSQRPLPPRRRDLSVAS